The Paraburkholderia sp. SOS3 genome includes a region encoding these proteins:
- the cyaY gene encoding iron donor protein CyaY — protein sequence MSDSDYLARAEAVLAAVERALDYTDADIEFERSGNVLTLEFENGTKIIVNLQPPMQEIWIAAKSGGYHFRFVDGAWRDTRNGTEFFTALSDYATQQAGEPVQIAP from the coding sequence ATGTCCGATAGTGATTACCTGGCTCGTGCAGAAGCTGTGCTGGCCGCCGTCGAGCGCGCACTCGACTACACCGACGCCGATATCGAGTTCGAGCGCAGCGGCAATGTTCTGACGCTCGAATTCGAGAACGGCACGAAGATCATCGTGAACCTGCAGCCGCCGATGCAGGAAATCTGGATCGCGGCGAAGTCAGGCGGTTACCACTTCCGCTTCGTCGACGGGGCATGGCGCGATACGCGCAACGGCACCGAATTCTTTACGGCGCTTTCCGACTACGCGACGCAGCAAGCCGGCGAACCGGTGCAAATCGCGCCTTGA
- the lptM gene encoding LPS translocon maturation chaperone LptM, whose protein sequence is MRAVFRMSAIVAALSILAAVVLSGCGQRGALYLPTVPPLPPKPQEQTQPPSPDEVKPTPETASTDMPDTTGEPLSLSPDEAMQMPASGTTAPQPQRPASGAAQAQ, encoded by the coding sequence ATGCGAGCCGTTTTCCGGATGAGCGCGATTGTAGCGGCTTTGTCCATTCTCGCAGCCGTCGTGCTTTCCGGCTGCGGGCAACGCGGCGCGCTCTATCTGCCTACCGTACCGCCGTTGCCGCCAAAGCCGCAGGAACAGACGCAACCGCCATCGCCAGACGAGGTGAAGCCGACGCCGGAAACGGCGTCGACGGACATGCCGGACACCACCGGCGAACCGTTGTCGCTGTCGCCTGACGAAGCAATGCAGATGCCCGCGAGCGGCACCACGGCGCCGCAGCCGCAGCGTCCCGCATCGGGTGCTGCGCAGGCGCAATAA
- the lysA gene encoding diaminopimelate decarboxylase, whose product MTRSAFAYVDGVLHAEGVSAVSLAERFGTPLYVYSRAALTAAWQAYAGACAGRRASVHVAVKANSNLAVLNVFARMNAGFDIVSGGELARVLAAGGKAENTVFSGVGKTASEMREALAAGVKCFNVESISELDRLNEVAGAMGKRAPVSLRVNPDVDAKTHPYISTGLKANKFGVAFDDARETYRAAAAMRHLEVVGIDCHIGSQITEVAPYLDAIDRLLELVEQIEADGSTIRHIDVGGGLGITYDDETPPDIGVFVSTVLDRIDARGHGQREVYFEPGRSLVGNAGILLTQVEFLKPGVEKNFVIVDAAMNDLARPAMYEAYHAIEPVVVRDAPKHVYDVVGPVCESGDWLGRERELAVEPGDLLAIRSAGAYGFVMSSNYNTRPRAAEVMVDGDKVHVVRAREEVRQLFAGESLLPD is encoded by the coding sequence ATGACTCGATCAGCCTTCGCCTATGTCGACGGCGTGCTGCACGCCGAAGGCGTGTCGGCCGTGTCGCTTGCCGAGCGGTTCGGCACACCGCTCTATGTCTACTCGCGCGCGGCGCTGACCGCCGCATGGCAAGCGTATGCAGGCGCATGCGCGGGCCGCCGGGCAAGCGTGCATGTCGCCGTGAAAGCGAACAGCAATCTCGCGGTGCTCAACGTGTTCGCGCGCATGAACGCGGGCTTCGACATCGTGTCCGGGGGCGAGCTCGCGCGTGTGCTGGCTGCCGGCGGCAAGGCCGAAAATACCGTGTTTTCGGGCGTTGGAAAGACCGCTTCGGAAATGCGCGAGGCACTCGCGGCGGGCGTGAAGTGTTTCAACGTCGAGTCGATTTCCGAACTCGATCGCCTCAACGAAGTGGCGGGCGCGATGGGCAAGCGGGCGCCGGTGTCGCTGCGCGTGAATCCCGACGTCGACGCGAAAACGCATCCGTACATCTCGACGGGTCTGAAGGCGAACAAGTTCGGCGTCGCGTTCGACGACGCGCGCGAGACCTATCGTGCGGCCGCGGCGATGCGGCACCTCGAGGTGGTCGGCATCGATTGCCATATCGGTTCGCAGATCACGGAAGTCGCGCCGTATCTCGATGCGATCGACCGTCTGCTCGAGCTTGTCGAACAGATCGAAGCCGACGGTTCGACGATTCGCCATATCGACGTCGGCGGCGGCCTCGGCATCACCTACGACGATGAAACACCGCCCGATATCGGCGTGTTCGTCAGCACCGTGCTCGATCGCATCGACGCACGCGGGCACGGGCAACGCGAGGTGTATTTCGAGCCGGGGCGTTCGCTTGTCGGCAACGCCGGCATTCTGTTGACCCAGGTCGAATTCCTCAAGCCCGGCGTCGAAAAGAACTTTGTCATCGTCGACGCCGCGATGAACGACCTCGCGCGCCCCGCGATGTACGAGGCTTATCACGCGATCGAACCGGTCGTCGTACGTGATGCGCCCAAGCATGTTTACGACGTCGTGGGTCCGGTCTGCGAAAGCGGCGACTGGCTCGGCCGCGAACGCGAGCTGGCCGTGGAACCCGGCGATCTGCTCGCGATCCGCTCGGCAGGCGCGTACGGCTTCGTAATGAGCTCGAACTACAACACGCGCCCGCGCGCCGCTGAAGTGATGGTGGACGGCGACAAGGTGCACGTCGTTCGCGCGCGCGAAGAGGTCAGGCAATTGTTCGCGGGCGAATCGCTGCTGCCGGACTAA
- the msrQ gene encoding protein-methionine-sulfoxide reductase heme-binding subunit MsrQ, whose amino-acid sequence MVTETQTVSSGRNVPRAAMSAASEAGAAGSKKKRAAAGNARWVVPAKIAAFIACLYPLGRLVLFGFTGQLGANPIEFITRSTGLWTLVFLCITLAVTPLRKLTGINPLLRFRRMLGLYAFFYGALHFTTYFWFDKWFDVAEILKDIGKRPFITVGFAAFVLLIPLAVTSPKAMVRRLGRRWQVLHRAIYVIAALAILHFWWMKAGKHDLILPKIYGAIVIALLGWRLIVWVRDLVARRNAAQRDAVR is encoded by the coding sequence ATGGTCACCGAGACGCAAACGGTATCGTCCGGGCGCAATGTGCCGCGTGCAGCGATGTCTGCCGCGAGCGAAGCCGGCGCAGCCGGCTCGAAAAAGAAGCGCGCCGCGGCGGGAAACGCGCGCTGGGTCGTACCGGCAAAGATCGCGGCATTTATCGCGTGTCTCTATCCGCTTGGACGGCTCGTGCTGTTCGGCTTTACCGGTCAGCTGGGCGCGAATCCGATCGAGTTCATCACGCGCTCGACCGGGCTCTGGACGCTCGTGTTTCTCTGCATCACGCTTGCCGTCACGCCGCTGCGCAAGCTGACCGGCATCAACCCGTTGCTGCGGTTTCGCCGCATGCTTGGGCTCTATGCGTTCTTCTATGGCGCGCTGCACTTTACGACGTACTTCTGGTTCGATAAGTGGTTCGACGTCGCGGAGATTCTGAAGGACATCGGCAAGCGTCCGTTCATCACGGTCGGATTTGCCGCGTTCGTGCTGCTGATTCCGCTTGCTGTCACGTCGCCGAAAGCGATGGTGCGCAGGCTCGGCCGCCGCTGGCAGGTGCTGCATCGCGCGATCTACGTGATCGCTGCACTCGCGATCCTGCACTTCTGGTGGATGAAGGCCGGCAAGCACGATCTGATCTTGCCGAAAATCTACGGCGCGATCGTGATTGCGCTGCTTGGATGGCGGCTGATCGTGTGGGTGCGTGACCTTGTAGCGCGGCGAAATGCTGCGCAGCGAGATGCGGTGCGGTGA
- the msrP gene encoding protein-methionine-sulfoxide reductase catalytic subunit MsrP, producing the protein MWIKRTDTSRLAGDDIPRSEITPQRIFENRRRVLQAAGAAALGGLIGAGVHEEAHAAFASPDANAQKLVARTNPKFVVVDKPTPFQDVTTYNNFYEFGTDKSDPAHHAGTLRPRPWKVSVEGEIKNPKVYDIDELLKLAPLEERVYRHRCVEGWSMVIPWIGVPLAELIKRAQPTGNAKYVQFITLDDPSQMPGLSDPILNWPYSEGLRMDEAMNPLTLLTMGLYGQVLPNQNGAPVRIVVPWKYGFKSAKSLVKIRFVDKQPPTSWNTYAPNEYGFYSNVNPNVDHPRWSQATERRIGEDGFFTPKRKTLMFNGYGEFVASMYQGMDLKKNF; encoded by the coding sequence ATGTGGATCAAGCGTACCGACACGTCGCGACTGGCTGGCGACGACATTCCGCGCAGCGAGATCACGCCGCAGCGGATCTTCGAGAACAGGCGGCGCGTGCTGCAGGCAGCGGGCGCCGCAGCGTTGGGCGGACTGATCGGCGCGGGCGTTCACGAGGAGGCGCATGCGGCGTTCGCGTCGCCCGATGCGAACGCGCAGAAGCTCGTGGCCCGCACGAATCCGAAATTCGTCGTGGTCGACAAGCCGACGCCGTTTCAGGACGTCACGACTTACAACAATTTCTACGAGTTCGGCACCGACAAGTCGGACCCCGCGCATCACGCCGGCACGCTGCGGCCGCGGCCGTGGAAGGTCAGCGTGGAAGGCGAGATCAAGAACCCGAAGGTCTACGACATCGACGAACTGCTGAAGCTCGCACCGCTTGAAGAGCGCGTGTATCGGCATCGCTGCGTCGAGGGCTGGTCGATGGTGATTCCGTGGATCGGCGTGCCGCTCGCGGAGCTGATCAAGCGCGCGCAGCCGACCGGCAACGCGAAGTACGTGCAGTTCATCACGCTCGACGATCCGTCGCAGATGCCGGGACTGTCGGACCCGATCCTCAATTGGCCTTATTCGGAAGGCCTGCGGATGGACGAAGCGATGAATCCGCTCACGCTGCTGACCATGGGCCTGTACGGCCAGGTGCTGCCGAACCAGAACGGCGCGCCGGTGCGCATCGTCGTGCCGTGGAAATACGGCTTCAAGAGCGCCAAATCGCTGGTCAAGATCCGCTTCGTCGACAAGCAGCCGCCGACGAGCTGGAACACCTATGCGCCGAACGAGTATGGCTTTTACTCGAACGTGAACCCGAACGTCGACCATCCGCGCTGGAGCCAGGCGACCGAGCGCCGCATCGGCGAGGACGGCTTCTTCACGCCGAAGCGCAAGACGCTGATGTTCAACGGTTACGGCGAATTCGTCGCGTCGATGTATCAGGGCATGGACCTGAAAAAGAACTTTTGA
- the ccsB gene encoding c-type cytochrome biogenesis protein CcsB gives MDLTQVSSSTLKQRRAGAIASHSGLLDDRPFLKRLTPFDWLFALALMGGAGFALSRYHAFMNYYDKLVLVCAVPVFVVLGWRWKPVRPLMIAIAALSLAAIGIYHGDLSRADHAFFLKYFLSSQSAILWMSALFVFATLFYWIGLLSRSASGAAIGSKMTWAAVLMGFTGLMVRWYESYLIGADVGHIPISNLYEVFVLFSLITALFYLYYEMHYNTRALGAFVLLVISAAVGFLMWYSIARDAQQIQPLVPALQSWWMKIHVPANFIGYGSFALSAMVGVAYLMKERGVLSDRLPTLDVLDDVMYKSIAVGFAFFTVATILGALWAAQAWGGYWSWDPKETWALIVWLNYAAWLHMRLMKGLRGAVAAWWALTGLLVTTFAFLGVNMFLSGLHSYGKL, from the coding sequence ATGGACTTGACCCAAGTTTCCTCTTCCACACTCAAGCAGCGGCGTGCTGGCGCAATCGCATCGCATTCCGGCCTGCTCGACGATCGTCCCTTCCTGAAGCGGCTGACGCCATTCGACTGGCTGTTCGCGCTGGCGCTCATGGGCGGCGCGGGGTTTGCGCTCTCGCGCTACCACGCGTTCATGAACTACTACGACAAACTGGTGCTGGTCTGCGCGGTGCCGGTGTTCGTCGTGCTCGGCTGGCGCTGGAAGCCCGTGCGGCCGCTCATGATCGCCATCGCGGCGCTCTCGCTGGCGGCCATCGGCATTTACCACGGCGACCTGTCGCGCGCCGATCACGCGTTCTTCCTCAAGTATTTCCTGTCGAGCCAGTCGGCCATCCTCTGGATGAGCGCGCTCTTCGTGTTCGCCACGCTGTTCTACTGGATCGGCCTGCTGTCGCGCTCCGCCTCGGGTGCCGCGATCGGCTCCAAAATGACCTGGGCGGCCGTGCTGATGGGCTTCACCGGCCTCATGGTGCGCTGGTACGAGTCGTATCTGATCGGCGCCGACGTCGGCCATATTCCGATCTCGAACCTCTATGAAGTGTTCGTGCTGTTCAGCCTGATTACGGCGCTCTTCTATCTGTATTACGAAATGCACTACAACACGCGTGCGCTCGGCGCGTTCGTGCTGCTCGTGATCAGCGCGGCGGTCGGCTTTCTCATGTGGTATTCAATCGCGCGCGATGCGCAGCAGATCCAGCCGCTCGTGCCCGCACTGCAGAGCTGGTGGATGAAAATCCACGTGCCGGCGAACTTTATCGGTTACGGCAGCTTTGCGCTGTCGGCGATGGTCGGCGTCGCCTATCTGATGAAGGAGCGCGGCGTGCTCTCCGACCGCCTGCCCACGCTCGATGTGCTCGACGACGTGATGTACAAGTCGATCGCGGTCGGCTTCGCGTTCTTTACGGTCGCGACGATTCTCGGTGCGCTGTGGGCCGCGCAAGCGTGGGGCGGCTACTGGAGCTGGGATCCGAAGGAGACGTGGGCGCTGATCGTCTGGCTCAATTACGCCGCGTGGCTGCATATGCGCCTGATGAAAGGCCTGCGCGGCGCAGTTGCCGCCTGGTGGGCGCTGACGGGCCTGCTCGTCACGACCTTCGCGTTCCTCGGCGTCAATATGTTCCTTTCCGGGCTGCATAGTTACGGAAAACTGTAA
- a CDS encoding cytochrome c biogenesis protein ResB produces the protein MSVTTSGLQSKSRQRVAREAIELLSSMRFAIAMLVILAIASIIGTVLTQDDPYPNYVNQFGPFWADIFRSLSLYTVYSAWWFMLILGFLIASVSLCVIRNAPKMLADTKSWKDKVREASLRAFHHKGEFAVTQTRAQAVTTLTQLSVRLGYRFVTRESEGATLIAAKRGALTKLGYISAHLAIVIICIGGLLDSNLPIRLQMWLFDKTPINSNTVINEIPPEHRLSQSNPTFRGYAWVPEGQHVSTAILNQPNGSLIQDLPFSIQLNKFIVDYYSTGMPKLFASDIVVIDHKTGKQIPARVEVNKPFEYDGVSIYQSSFQDGGSEMKMTAFPMTGASAKPVPFDGTIGNSTPLTDAIPGSDGQTVEFADFRAINVENITNGNGQTDARGVAQHETLKQAFDERLGSGAKTSKPVDLHNVGPSVQYKVRDKNGQAREYNNYMLPVEVGGDRVFLAGMRTNPDDPFRYLRIPADEGGTVKEWMNLRAALENPATRAEAARRFAQRSVPNAEPELQQHLEESAARVLTLFAGADSSLAAPASAQPNAQPHGPGGFQAIAMFIDHSVPKAEQEKAAGLLLRMLEGSMWDVWQIARAQAGEAPVQPGDASSRFVQNSINAISDSFLYGSPVFLQLDSFKQVQASVFQLTRAPGKKVVYLGSLLLVLGIFSMFYVRERRLWFWLKDSDHGVNVVMAMSSARKTFDFDKEFKETRDAVGTALGARLVDESVASAASGGGSHPA, from the coding sequence ATGAGCGTTACCACATCGGGTCTGCAGTCGAAATCGCGCCAGCGAGTCGCGCGCGAAGCCATCGAGTTGCTCAGTTCGATGCGCTTTGCAATCGCGATGCTGGTGATTCTCGCGATCGCGAGCATCATCGGCACGGTCCTCACACAGGACGACCCGTATCCGAATTACGTCAATCAGTTCGGCCCGTTCTGGGCGGACATCTTCCGGTCATTGAGCCTCTACACCGTGTACAGCGCGTGGTGGTTCATGCTGATCCTCGGCTTTCTGATCGCGTCGGTGTCGTTGTGCGTGATCCGCAACGCGCCGAAGATGCTCGCCGACACGAAGAGCTGGAAGGACAAGGTACGCGAAGCGAGCCTGCGCGCGTTTCACCACAAAGGCGAGTTCGCCGTGACGCAGACGCGCGCGCAAGCCGTTACGACGCTCACGCAACTGTCCGTCAGGCTCGGCTACCGGTTCGTCACGCGCGAGTCCGAAGGGGCGACGCTGATCGCCGCGAAGCGCGGCGCGCTGACGAAGCTCGGCTACATCTCGGCACACCTTGCGATCGTCATCATCTGCATTGGTGGCCTGCTCGACAGCAATCTGCCGATCAGGCTGCAAATGTGGCTTTTCGACAAGACGCCGATCAACAGCAACACGGTGATCAACGAGATTCCGCCCGAGCATCGGCTGTCGCAATCGAATCCGACGTTCCGCGGTTATGCATGGGTGCCCGAAGGGCAGCATGTGTCGACCGCGATCCTGAACCAGCCGAACGGCTCGCTGATTCAGGACCTGCCGTTCTCGATCCAGCTGAACAAGTTCATCGTCGACTACTACTCGACGGGGATGCCCAAGCTCTTCGCAAGCGACATCGTTGTTATCGATCACAAGACCGGCAAGCAGATTCCCGCGCGTGTCGAAGTGAACAAGCCATTCGAGTACGACGGCGTGTCGATCTATCAGTCGAGCTTCCAGGACGGCGGCTCCGAGATGAAGATGACCGCCTTCCCGATGACGGGCGCAAGCGCGAAACCGGTTCCGTTCGACGGCACGATCGGCAACTCGACACCGCTGACGGACGCGATTCCGGGCTCGGATGGTCAAACGGTCGAATTCGCCGATTTCCGCGCGATCAACGTCGAAAACATCACGAACGGCAACGGCCAGACGGACGCGCGCGGCGTCGCGCAGCACGAAACGCTGAAGCAGGCCTTCGACGAGCGCCTCGGTTCCGGCGCCAAGACGTCGAAGCCGGTCGATCTCCACAACGTCGGCCCGTCGGTGCAGTACAAGGTGCGCGACAAGAACGGTCAGGCGCGCGAGTACAACAACTACATGCTGCCCGTCGAGGTCGGCGGCGACCGTGTGTTTCTCGCCGGCATGCGCACGAATCCGGACGATCCGTTCCGTTATCTGCGCATCCCGGCCGACGAAGGCGGCACGGTCAAGGAATGGATGAACCTGCGCGCGGCGCTCGAAAATCCGGCGACGCGCGCTGAAGCCGCGCGTCGTTTTGCGCAGCGCTCGGTGCCGAATGCGGAGCCGGAGTTGCAGCAGCATCTCGAAGAAAGCGCAGCACGTGTCCTGACCCTCTTTGCAGGCGCCGACAGCAGTCTCGCCGCTCCGGCGAGCGCCCAGCCGAACGCACAGCCGCACGGCCCCGGCGGTTTCCAGGCCATCGCGATGTTCATCGATCATTCAGTGCCGAAAGCGGAGCAGGAAAAGGCGGCAGGTTTGTTGCTGCGCATGCTCGAGGGCTCGATGTGGGACGTTTGGCAAATCGCGCGCGCGCAGGCGGGCGAGGCGCCGGTACAGCCCGGCGACGCGTCGAGCCGTTTCGTGCAGAACTCCATCAACGCAATTTCCGACAGCTTTTTGTACGGATCGCCGGTTTTTCTGCAGCTCGATTCCTTCAAGCAGGTGCAAGCTTCGGTATTTCAGTTGACGCGCGCGCCGGGTAAAAAAGTCGTGTATCTTGGCAGCCTGCTTCTCGTGCTCGGCATCTTCTCGATGTTCTACGTGCGTGAACGGCGGCTGTGGTTCTGGCTCAAAGACTCGGATCATGGCGTCAACGTCGTGATGGCGATGTCGAGTGCTCGCAAGACATTCGACTTCGACAAGGAGTTCAAAGAGACGCGCGACGCGGTCGGCACGGCGCTTGGCGCCAGGCTGGTCGACGAATCGGTAGCGTCCGCTGCGTCCGGCGGTGGCAGCCACCCGGCTTAA
- a CDS encoding c-type cytochrome, with protein MNRLGRILVVLHTAAGLSGLAVQAKAADQSKPDLNRGQAIAAQVCASCHGADGNSAGGAYPKLAGQHPEYLVKQLKDFKTQPGAKQPARNNPIMAGIAGALSDQDMVNVAAYFATQAPKPGYAHNKNTVPLGQKIYRAGIADKGVPACASCHGPTGQGIPSQYPRVSGQWSDYLVAQLTAFQQGPGARNNNEAMHQIAQRLSDSEIKAVADYMAGLH; from the coding sequence ATGAATCGACTGGGCAGGATTCTGGTGGTGCTTCACACAGCAGCAGGTCTTTCAGGTTTGGCGGTACAGGCAAAAGCAGCGGATCAGTCGAAGCCGGATTTGAATCGGGGGCAGGCAATCGCAGCGCAGGTTTGCGCTTCGTGTCACGGTGCGGATGGCAACAGCGCGGGCGGCGCGTATCCGAAGCTCGCCGGGCAGCATCCCGAGTACCTCGTCAAACAGCTCAAGGATTTCAAAACGCAACCGGGCGCGAAACAGCCCGCGCGTAACAATCCGATCATGGCAGGCATTGCAGGCGCGTTGTCGGATCAGGACATGGTGAACGTCGCGGCGTATTTCGCGACGCAAGCGCCGAAGCCCGGTTACGCGCACAACAAGAACACGGTGCCGCTCGGGCAGAAGATTTATCGGGCCGGCATTGCGGACAAGGGCGTGCCGGCTTGCGCAAGCTGCCATGGGCCGACAGGCCAGGGCATTCCGTCGCAGTATCCGCGCGTATCGGGGCAGTGGTCCGACTACCTTGTTGCGCAGTTGACGGCGTTCCAGCAAGGGCCTGGCGCGCGCAACAACAACGAGGCAATGCATCAGATTGCGCAGCGTCTGTCCGATAGCGAGATCAAGGCCGTCGCTGATTACATGGCCGGTTTGCATTAA
- the yihA gene encoding ribosome biogenesis GTP-binding protein YihA/YsxC has translation MPFLLHQARFFTTVNHLRDLPPSAQPEIAFAGRSNAGKSTAINVLCNQKRLAFASKTPGRTQHINYFSVGPAEEPVAHLVDLPGYGYAEVPGAAKAHWEALLSTYLQTRAQLRGMILMMDSRRPLTELDRRMIEWFAPTGKPIHTLLTKCDKLTRQESTNALRTTKKGFAEYRAAGYQGELSAQLFSALKRTGLEEAHELIESWIAPDAVDDPAANPTGEA, from the coding sequence ATGCCCTTTCTGCTCCACCAGGCTCGCTTTTTCACCACTGTCAATCATTTGCGCGATCTGCCGCCCTCCGCGCAGCCTGAGATCGCGTTTGCCGGGAGATCGAACGCGGGCAAATCCACGGCGATCAATGTGCTATGCAATCAGAAGAGGCTCGCGTTCGCGAGTAAAACGCCGGGACGCACGCAGCACATCAATTACTTTTCGGTGGGGCCGGCCGAGGAACCCGTTGCGCATCTGGTCGACCTGCCGGGCTATGGCTACGCCGAGGTGCCGGGTGCGGCAAAAGCCCATTGGGAAGCGTTGCTGTCGACTTACTTGCAAACGCGCGCGCAACTACGCGGGATGATCCTGATGATGGATTCCCGGCGACCGCTCACCGAACTCGACCGGCGGATGATCGAGTGGTTTGCCCCGACCGGCAAGCCCATTCATACGTTGCTGACCAAATGCGACAAATTGACGCGTCAGGAAAGCACCAACGCGTTACGCACGACAAAGAAGGGGTTCGCAGAGTATCGCGCGGCCGGCTATCAGGGCGAACTCTCGGCACAACTCTTTTCGGCGCTCAAGCGAACGGGTCTCGAGGAGGCCCATGAACTGATCGAAAGCTGGATTGCGCCTGATGCCGTGGACGATCCCGCAGCGAATCCGACGGGCGAAGCATGA
- the hemB gene encoding porphobilinogen synthase produces MSFYPHHRPRRMRRDEFSRRMMRENVLTTNDLIYPVFVIEGNNVRQAVPSMPGVERVSVDLLMGVAEQCVELGVPVLSLFPVIEPSLKTPDGREATNPAGLIPRAVRELKKRFPELGVLTDVALDPYTSHGQDGVLDESGYVINDATVEILSEQAKAQAEAGVDIVAPSDMMDGRIGAIREMLESEEHIHTRIMAYSAKFASAFYGPFRDAVGSAANLGKSNKMTYQLDPSNSDEAMREIRADIDEGADMVMVKPGMPYLDIVRRVRDEFHFPTYVYQVSGEYAMLKAAAQNGWLDHDKVMMESLLAFKRAGANGVLTYFALDAARLLRARK; encoded by the coding sequence ATGAGTTTTTACCCGCATCACCGTCCGCGCCGCATGCGCCGCGACGAATTCTCGCGCCGCATGATGCGCGAGAACGTTCTCACCACTAATGACCTGATATATCCCGTGTTCGTCATCGAGGGCAACAATGTGCGGCAAGCGGTGCCGTCGATGCCCGGCGTCGAGCGCGTATCGGTCGATCTGTTGATGGGTGTGGCCGAGCAATGCGTCGAACTGGGCGTGCCCGTGTTGTCGCTGTTCCCGGTCATCGAACCGTCGCTGAAGACGCCGGATGGCCGCGAGGCCACGAATCCCGCCGGTCTGATTCCGCGTGCGGTGCGCGAGCTGAAGAAGCGCTTCCCCGAGCTCGGCGTGCTAACCGACGTTGCACTCGATCCTTACACGAGCCACGGCCAGGACGGCGTACTCGACGAGTCCGGTTACGTGATCAACGATGCGACGGTCGAGATCCTGAGCGAGCAGGCGAAGGCGCAGGCTGAAGCCGGCGTCGACATCGTCGCGCCATCGGACATGATGGACGGCCGCATCGGCGCGATTCGCGAGATGCTCGAGAGCGAAGAGCATATTCATACGCGGATCATGGCGTACTCGGCAAAATTCGCGTCGGCCTTTTATGGTCCGTTTCGCGATGCAGTCGGTTCCGCGGCGAATCTCGGCAAGAGCAACAAGATGACGTATCAGCTCGATCCGTCCAATTCAGACGAGGCGATGCGAGAGATCCGTGCCGACATCGACGAAGGCGCGGACATGGTGATGGTCAAGCCCGGCATGCCCTACCTCGATATCGTGCGCCGCGTACGCGACGAGTTTCATTTCCCGACGTACGTGTACCAGGTAAGCGGCGAGTATGCGATGTTGAAGGCAGCCGCGCAAAACGGCTGGCTCGACCATGACAAGGTGATGATGGAGTCGCTGCTCGCATTCAAGCGCGCCGGTGCGAACGGCGTGTTGACGTACTTCGCGCTCGATGCTGCGAGATTGCTTCGCGCTCGGAAGTGA